Proteins from a genomic interval of Haloplasma contractile SSD-17B:
- a CDS encoding dimethylarginine dimethylaminohydrolase family protein has product MDVTVRNEYDRLEYVMVAYPRNFRIDEIINKMQSKFKGQIDQEIASQQFHNFTNLLIEHGVKVQFLDLVDSPEQVFTRDIGFTIDDILFVSNMARDIRQEEPNSLVDYFKDETINIHKMSHNAEGGDVFVHQDKVFVGVSKRTNMNGINEIQDVLEQHNKDIQVIPVKFNVEQLHLDCVFNILDQDTCIITDYVYNPEVIEQHFKNVVRFKGEDVDYLATNYVHIGDGRMVCTNPRMAETLKELGYDPILIEYDEFIKSGGSVRCSTLPIVRCAK; this is encoded by the coding sequence ATGGATGTAACCGTTAGGAATGAATATGACAGGCTCGAGTATGTAATGGTAGCCTACCCTAGAAATTTTAGAATTGATGAAATCATAAATAAGATGCAAAGTAAATTCAAGGGACAAATCGACCAGGAGATTGCTAGTCAACAGTTTCACAATTTTACAAATCTTTTAATTGAACATGGCGTTAAGGTCCAATTTCTTGATTTAGTAGATAGTCCTGAACAAGTATTTACAAGAGACATCGGATTTACAATTGATGATATACTATTCGTCTCAAATATGGCACGTGACATTCGCCAGGAAGAGCCAAACTCTTTAGTTGATTATTTTAAAGATGAAACAATAAATATTCACAAAATGTCTCATAATGCTGAAGGTGGAGATGTCTTCGTGCATCAGGATAAAGTCTTCGTAGGAGTTAGTAAACGCACGAATATGAATGGAATTAATGAAATTCAAGACGTGTTAGAACAGCATAACAAGGATATCCAGGTTATTCCCGTTAAGTTCAATGTCGAACAACTTCATTTAGACTGTGTTTTTAACATTCTAGATCAGGATACCTGTATCATCACGGATTATGTATACAACCCGGAAGTAATCGAACAGCACTTTAAAAATGTCGTTCGTTTTAAAGGGGAAGATGTTGATTACCTTGCAACGAACTACGTTCATATAGGGGACGGTAGAATGGTATGTACCAACCCGCGCATGGCAGAAACTTTAAAAGAATTAGGGTACGATCCTATTCTTATTGAATACGATGAATTTATTAAATCCGGCGGGAGTGTTAGATGTAGTACGCTTCCTATTGTAAGGTGCGCTAAATAA
- a CDS encoding mechanosensitive ion channel family protein has translation MNLNAIWDKVLKTLNPENLDVALIFNRLIQVVGIIVASIVIYIFVKIIIRRLFRLRFKKIIRSDSAFIRKRRQTLEKIVLSLWRYFTYFFAFLMILAAFGINIQTILAGAGILGVVFAVGSQQLIQDFLQGFFNVFEDNISVGDYVEIDKVEGNITDIGLRALKIKSFTGEVHIVPNSKIGHVINYSLDNGKALVDIRIDYDIELEQALAVIKEQLSIIKENNSNIITLPYILGVNKLESLGYEIRIMCDTKSETHWGVQRFIRGELLTTLRKSGISISKNQIIIKGNQERNKIMPVTEEV, from the coding sequence ATGAATTTAAATGCTATTTGGGATAAGGTACTTAAAACACTTAACCCAGAAAATTTAGACGTTGCCTTGATATTTAATCGACTAATTCAAGTTGTGGGGATTATTGTTGCTTCAATTGTCATCTACATTTTTGTGAAAATTATCATCAGGCGGTTATTTCGATTACGATTCAAAAAAATTATCCGTTCGGATTCAGCTTTTATTCGTAAGCGAAGACAAACGTTAGAGAAAATTGTATTAAGTTTATGGCGTTATTTTACCTATTTTTTCGCATTTCTAATGATTTTAGCAGCATTTGGAATTAATATTCAAACAATTTTAGCGGGTGCAGGTATTCTAGGGGTGGTATTTGCTGTAGGGTCTCAACAATTGATTCAAGACTTTCTACAAGGGTTCTTTAATGTATTTGAAGACAATATTTCCGTTGGTGACTATGTAGAAATCGATAAGGTTGAAGGAAATATTACAGATATAGGGTTAAGAGCTTTAAAAATTAAGAGCTTTACCGGTGAAGTTCACATTGTACCAAACTCTAAAATTGGTCATGTTATTAACTACTCGCTTGATAATGGAAAAGCACTAGTTGATATTCGTATTGATTATGATATCGAGCTCGAACAGGCTCTAGCGGTTATTAAAGAACAGTTATCGATCATCAAAGAGAATAATTCAAACATTATTACCTTACCCTACATTTTAGGTGTAAACAAATTAGAATCTTTAGGATATGAGATTCGAATTATGTGCGATACGAAGTCAGAAACTCATTGGGGCGTTCAGCGGTTTATACGTGGTGAATTATTAACTACTTTAAGAAAGTCAGGAATAAGCATCAGTAAAAATCAAATTATCATTAAAGGCAATCAAGAACGAAACAAAATCATGCCGGTTACAGAAGAAGTTTAA
- a CDS encoding ATP-dependent helicase, giving the protein MTEILQTLNKQQVEAVKHYRGPMLVMAGAGSGKTKVLTNRIAYLISEKEISPYSILAITFTNKAAKEMKHRVIKQVGPNAKDMWISTFHSMCLQILRQDIDILGYNNNFIILDDKDSTSVIKKVMKELNIDSKRNSYKKISAVISAAKNDYIFPEQYKKKASDEFETMVASIYERYQRYLQKSSAVDFDDLIMLTIKLFERDEEILKYYQQKFQFVLVDEYQDTNKSQFRLVRLLAKKHHNIFVVGDTDQSIYSWRGADIRNIQQFETDFKNDNLEPKVVYLEQNYRSFQNILSAANDVIKHNTKHTSHTKQLWSDKGDGDKIVYYRANTSDEEADFIAKEIATLVKIHKCKLSDFAVLYRTNSLSLALEKTFNRFNIDYHIYGNVGFFSRREIKDLTAYLRLIVNPDDDVSYARVVNMPKRGIGKTTLEKLESYANDHNLSLYLAAKEVSTLSVTMRNRLGEFNDLIEYMRSVIEDMELDDLIDLVLVKSGYRQMLEEEGTDEARDRLDNLKEFKTLTVDLEEKTDFASIKGLTDEDKFSKMNKLNIMLSQYTLETDHKKAKPNSVKMMTIHAAKGLEFPYVFVYGLEENLFPLGRVNTDPLELEEERRLMYVAITRAEKKLYLSSSFFRKQYGQMKSNEESRFIDEITENLLELKGTVMRKRFKKREKTVSTPIKGVDRKDKGTVSLNGFKPGTKVTHTRFGNGVIISVKGDIAKIAFGPGQGIKELDVNHPALTKR; this is encoded by the coding sequence ATGACGGAAATATTACAGACACTAAACAAACAACAAGTTGAAGCTGTTAAACATTATAGAGGGCCGATGTTAGTAATGGCCGGTGCAGGTTCAGGAAAAACAAAAGTACTAACGAATCGAATTGCATACCTTATATCTGAAAAAGAAATTTCCCCCTATAGCATCTTAGCAATCACATTTACGAATAAAGCCGCAAAAGAGATGAAGCATCGTGTAATAAAGCAAGTCGGACCTAATGCAAAAGACATGTGGATATCGACTTTTCACTCAATGTGCTTGCAGATTCTAAGACAGGATATCGACATATTAGGATACAATAATAACTTTATTATATTAGATGATAAGGACTCAACCTCTGTAATTAAGAAAGTAATGAAAGAACTTAATATTGACTCAAAGCGGAATTCGTACAAAAAGATTTCAGCTGTTATTTCAGCAGCTAAAAATGATTACATATTTCCAGAGCAATATAAGAAAAAGGCTAGTGATGAGTTTGAAACGATGGTAGCCTCTATTTATGAACGTTATCAGCGCTATCTACAGAAAAGTAGCGCAGTTGATTTTGATGACTTAATTATGCTTACAATAAAATTATTTGAACGTGATGAAGAAATATTAAAGTACTACCAGCAAAAGTTTCAATTTGTTCTAGTAGATGAGTATCAGGATACAAATAAATCACAGTTTAGACTCGTTCGTCTACTAGCTAAAAAACACCACAATATCTTTGTTGTGGGGGATACGGATCAATCTATTTATAGTTGGCGCGGTGCTGATATTCGTAACATTCAACAATTTGAGACTGATTTTAAGAATGATAATTTGGAGCCCAAAGTCGTTTACTTAGAACAAAACTATCGCTCATTCCAAAACATTTTAAGTGCAGCAAATGATGTTATTAAACATAACACAAAACACACAAGTCACACGAAGCAGCTATGGTCTGATAAAGGTGATGGTGATAAAATTGTCTATTATCGAGCAAATACGAGTGATGAAGAGGCTGACTTTATCGCAAAAGAAATTGCTACATTGGTTAAAATACACAAATGCAAACTATCCGACTTTGCTGTATTATATCGTACCAACTCACTATCATTAGCACTTGAGAAGACGTTTAATCGTTTTAATATCGATTACCATATTTATGGAAACGTTGGTTTCTTCTCTAGACGAGAAATAAAGGATTTAACTGCGTATCTACGATTAATTGTCAATCCTGATGATGATGTGTCATATGCTCGTGTGGTGAATATGCCTAAACGTGGAATTGGTAAAACAACATTAGAAAAACTTGAATCCTATGCGAATGATCACAACTTATCGTTGTATTTAGCAGCAAAAGAAGTGTCAACATTATCAGTTACTATGAGAAACCGTCTAGGAGAGTTTAATGATTTAATCGAATACATGAGAAGTGTAATAGAAGATATGGAACTAGATGATTTAATTGATCTAGTGCTAGTTAAATCTGGGTATAGACAAATGCTTGAAGAAGAAGGGACAGATGAAGCACGAGATCGTCTGGACAACTTAAAAGAATTTAAAACGTTAACGGTGGATTTGGAAGAAAAAACAGACTTTGCTTCTATTAAAGGGTTAACGGATGAAGATAAGTTTTCAAAAATGAATAAACTAAATATCATGTTGAGTCAATATACATTGGAGACTGACCATAAAAAGGCTAAGCCGAACTCAGTTAAAATGATGACGATTCATGCAGCTAAGGGACTTGAGTTCCCTTACGTGTTTGTATATGGACTAGAGGAGAATTTATTCCCACTAGGTAGAGTGAACACAGATCCATTAGAACTTGAAGAGGAACGACGTCTTATGTATGTAGCAATTACACGAGCAGAGAAAAAGTTATATTTAAGTAGTAGTTTCTTTAGAAAGCAATATGGTCAGATGAAATCCAATGAAGAATCGCGTTTTATAGATGAGATTACAGAGAACTTACTTGAGTTAAAAGGAACGGTAATGAGAAAAAGATTTAAAAAACGTGAGAAGACCGTATCCACTCCAATCAAAGGTGTCGATCGAAAAGATAAAGGGACTGTATCACTCAACGGATTTAAACCAGGAACCAAAGTAACACACACACGCTTTGGTAATGGTGTCATTATTTCTGTTAAAGGTGATATAGCGAAGATCGCTTTTGGACCAGGACAAGGAATTAAAGAACTAGACGTGAATCATCCAGCATTAACGAAACGGTAG
- the rsmI gene encoding 16S rRNA (cytidine(1402)-2'-O)-methyltransferase, translating to MSVQKSFQNEDSKLYLVATPIGNLGDFSKRAIEILKEVDLVACEDTRVTIKLLNHFEIKKPLMSYHEHNKEVGGDKIVREIESGKSIALVSDAGMPCISDPGYEVVKSAISHGIDVVPIPGASAAVTSLIASGLVPQPYTFYGFLDHKKSKKRKQLEELKGHPFTLIFYESPYRFKDTMEVILDVLGDLNCAVVRELTKRYEEIFRGNVSEAISFYDTIKGEIALIIEGKKIEEQSPLLELDVVSHVDVYIKNGLKKNDAIKKVAKEREIPKRDVYNAYHQE from the coding sequence ATGAGCGTTCAAAAAAGTTTTCAAAATGAAGACTCAAAACTATATTTAGTCGCTACTCCTATTGGTAACCTTGGTGACTTTTCTAAGCGGGCAATTGAAATCTTAAAAGAAGTAGACCTTGTTGCCTGTGAAGATACAAGAGTGACAATAAAACTACTGAACCATTTTGAAATTAAAAAGCCACTTATGAGTTACCATGAGCATAACAAAGAAGTAGGTGGTGATAAGATAGTAAGAGAAATAGAGTCAGGAAAGAGTATCGCGCTTGTTAGTGATGCAGGGATGCCTTGTATATCGGACCCAGGATATGAAGTGGTTAAGTCAGCAATCAGTCACGGTATAGATGTTGTGCCGATCCCTGGCGCAAGTGCTGCAGTAACGAGTTTAATCGCATCAGGATTAGTTCCTCAACCGTATACATTTTATGGATTCTTAGATCATAAGAAATCTAAGAAACGAAAACAACTTGAAGAATTAAAAGGGCATCCATTTACCTTAATTTTTTATGAGTCACCATATCGCTTTAAAGATACGATGGAAGTCATATTAGATGTACTAGGAGACTTAAACTGTGCCGTCGTTCGTGAGTTGACAAAGCGCTATGAGGAAATTTTTCGTGGTAATGTCTCTGAGGCTATTTCATTTTATGATACTATCAAAGGGGAAATCGCACTAATCATTGAGGGTAAGAAAATCGAAGAACAATCTCCATTATTAGAACTCGATGTGGTGTCCCATGTTGACGTTTATATAAAGAACGGTCTAAAGAAAAATGATGCGATTAAAAAGGTAGCTAAGGAACGTGAAATTCCTAAGCGGGATGTTTATAATGCCTATCATCAAGAATAA
- a CDS encoding tRNA (mnm(5)s(2)U34)-methyltransferase, which translates to MHLERVLQYAKTLIKACTGKGDIAIDATIGNGHDSLFLSKLVGESGHVYGYDIQKQAIEKTRNLLDQHKIEQVTLFHKGHEYILDTVPSSLYGNVSSAIFNLGYLPGSDKTVTTKGSTTIKAINQLLQILKVGGIIVLVVYHGHPEGQVEKDELLDYVSTLNQKYAHVLRYQFVNQKNHAPFIIAIEKVKEIN; encoded by the coding sequence ATGCACTTAGAACGCGTATTACAATACGCTAAAACACTTATAAAAGCGTGCACCGGTAAGGGAGACATTGCTATTGATGCCACAATTGGTAATGGTCACGATAGCTTATTTCTGTCAAAACTAGTAGGTGAATCCGGTCATGTTTATGGATATGACATTCAGAAGCAAGCGATTGAAAAAACTAGAAATTTGTTAGATCAACACAAAATTGAACAGGTTACTCTATTTCATAAAGGGCACGAATACATACTAGATACTGTACCATCTTCTCTTTATGGTAATGTGTCCTCAGCCATATTTAACCTAGGCTATTTGCCTGGCAGTGATAAAACAGTTACTACTAAAGGGTCAACTACAATAAAAGCGATTAACCAATTGTTACAGATTTTGAAAGTTGGTGGAATCATCGTTCTTGTAGTTTATCACGGACATCCTGAGGGACAAGTTGAGAAAGATGAACTTCTTGACTATGTATCAACGCTAAATCAAAAATACGCACATGTACTAAGATATCAGTTTGTTAATCAAAAAAATCATGCACCATTTATTATAGCGATTGAAAAAGTTAAAGAAATTAATTAG
- a CDS encoding TIGR01212 family radical SAM protein (This family includes YhcC from E. coli K-12, an uncharacterized radical SAM protein.) → MNFNYTYGDKRYHTWNYHLKNRFGHKVFKVSLNASFTCPNKTGDAGYGGCTFCSRVGSGDFAGDVKDDLITQFENIKEMMHQKWPEAKYIGYFQANTNTYAPVPELREKYEQILNHDSNIVGLSISTRPDCLPDDVVDYLADLNKRTNLWVELGLQSIHQKAADYINRGHDYQTFVDGVNKLRAKGIDVVVHIINGLPFETQEMMLETARAVSKLDIQGLKIHLLHVIKYTRMAKQYKKGEFELMAKDDYVDTVVKQLEILPPEVVIHRLTGDAVREDLIGPMWSLKKWEVLNAIDDELKKRDTYQGKYYKQYSTSI, encoded by the coding sequence ATGAATTTTAACTATACATATGGTGATAAACGATACCACACATGGAACTATCACCTTAAAAATCGATTTGGACACAAAGTGTTTAAAGTCTCCCTTAATGCTTCGTTTACCTGTCCAAATAAAACAGGTGATGCCGGATACGGCGGATGCACGTTTTGTAGTCGAGTAGGAAGTGGTGACTTTGCAGGCGATGTAAAAGATGATTTGATTACTCAGTTTGAAAATATTAAAGAAATGATGCATCAAAAATGGCCAGAGGCCAAATACATTGGATACTTTCAAGCAAACACGAATACATATGCACCCGTTCCTGAACTAAGAGAAAAGTATGAACAGATATTAAACCATGATTCAAACATTGTTGGATTATCCATATCTACAAGACCTGACTGTCTACCTGATGATGTAGTGGATTATTTAGCTGACTTAAATAAACGTACGAATCTATGGGTAGAACTAGGATTACAGTCAATTCATCAAAAGGCTGCAGACTATATTAATCGTGGTCATGATTATCAAACATTTGTTGATGGTGTAAATAAATTACGCGCAAAAGGAATTGACGTCGTCGTCCATATCATAAATGGTCTTCCTTTTGAGACACAGGAAATGATGTTAGAAACTGCTCGAGCTGTCTCCAAATTGGATATTCAAGGATTAAAGATACATTTATTACATGTCATTAAATATACACGAATGGCAAAGCAATATAAAAAAGGTGAATTTGAATTAATGGCCAAAGATGATTACGTTGATACGGTAGTAAAGCAGTTAGAAATTCTTCCACCTGAAGTTGTTATTCACAGGCTAACAGGTGATGCAGTACGTGAGGACTTAATTGGTCCAATGTGGTCACTTAAAAAATGGGAAGTGCTTAATGCAATTGATGATGAGCTTAAAAAGCGCGACACCTATCAAGGAAAGTATTATAAGCAGTATAGTACTTCTATATAA
- a CDS encoding alanine/glycine:cation symporter family protein, which produces MFNLIETVNNLVWGAPLVILCLGAGVYFTLRTKFVQLRFLVEMPRLLFGSKETDKGVSSFQAFALAVSGHVGTGNIAGVAMAIFYGGPGSIFWMWAMAILCSASSFVETTLGQIYKKEINGEYRGGPAFYIDKGLGMRWFAILFAVVSVISIGLFLPMVQSANIADAVSTAFRIDRFIVGIIIMVFLGAVIFGGSRRLVHIAEVIVPFMAVSYLIITILVILLNIQELPRVIQLIIDSAFKRDAVFGGIAGSAISLGVKRGIFSNEAGLGSVPNLTASSDVSHPVKQGLVSAFCVYIDTIFICTSTAFMILITGKFNVANPEGGFLYEGLPGVTRYSEYTQESISAVLNNFGPLFVAISLIFFGFTTFMAYYYQAETNLLYLFDRNKKLTFFINVLRVSTLVSVLISTIYTSEFAWKVGDIGVGIIAWLNIIAILLLHKLSLHALKDYEKQKKEGNDPVYKAKYLKNVECWK; this is translated from the coding sequence ATGTTTAACTTGATTGAAACAGTAAATAATTTAGTTTGGGGAGCACCACTCGTCATACTTTGTTTAGGAGCAGGTGTCTACTTCACACTGCGTACAAAGTTTGTTCAATTAAGGTTTTTAGTTGAAATGCCAAGGTTATTATTCGGGAGTAAAGAGACAGATAAAGGGGTATCATCCTTTCAGGCATTTGCATTAGCAGTATCAGGCCATGTTGGTACTGGTAATATAGCAGGTGTTGCGATGGCTATTTTTTATGGCGGTCCAGGTTCAATATTCTGGATGTGGGCAATGGCAATACTATGTTCTGCATCATCATTTGTAGAAACTACCCTAGGTCAAATTTATAAAAAAGAAATTAATGGTGAATATCGAGGTGGACCTGCATTCTATATTGATAAGGGACTCGGTATGCGGTGGTTTGCCATTTTATTTGCCGTTGTATCAGTTATTAGTATTGGTCTGTTTTTACCTATGGTTCAATCAGCAAATATTGCTGATGCAGTATCCACTGCATTCAGAATCGATCGTTTTATCGTAGGGATCATTATAATGGTATTTCTAGGTGCAGTTATATTCGGTGGTAGTAGACGATTAGTTCACATAGCTGAAGTCATTGTTCCGTTTATGGCCGTATCATATTTGATTATTACGATTCTGGTAATTCTATTAAATATACAAGAGTTACCTCGGGTTATACAATTAATCATTGATAGTGCGTTTAAACGGGATGCCGTATTCGGTGGAATAGCCGGTTCAGCTATCTCATTAGGAGTTAAAAGAGGTATTTTCTCTAATGAAGCAGGACTTGGATCTGTTCCTAATTTAACTGCATCGTCTGATGTAAGTCATCCGGTTAAGCAAGGTCTTGTAAGTGCATTTTGCGTATATATTGATACTATCTTTATCTGTACATCAACTGCATTTATGATCTTAATAACGGGTAAATTTAACGTAGCAAATCCTGAGGGGGGATTCTTATATGAAGGCCTTCCTGGAGTGACACGATATTCTGAATATACGCAAGAATCCATTAGTGCTGTTTTAAATAACTTTGGACCGTTATTCGTTGCCATATCTTTAATATTCTTCGGTTTCACAACATTTATGGCTTACTACTATCAGGCTGAGACAAACTTACTTTATTTATTTGATCGTAATAAAAAACTAACATTCTTTATCAATGTATTAAGAGTTAGTACATTAGTTTCGGTTTTGATTAGTACGATCTATACAAGTGAGTTTGCTTGGAAAGTCGGCGATATTGGTGTTGGAATCATCGCTTGGTTAAACATTATAGCAATTTTACTATTACATAAACTCTCACTTCATGCGTTGAAAGACTATGAGAAGCAAAAGAAGGAAGGAAATGATCCTGTTTATAAGGCGAAATACTTAAAAAATGTTGAGTGCTGGAAATAA